A window of Canis lupus familiaris isolate Mischka breed German Shepherd chromosome 12, alternate assembly UU_Cfam_GSD_1.0, whole genome shotgun sequence genomic DNA:
TAAAATCTCCGGTAGAAAGTGAAaggaagatattttgaaatgCCTCTTTGAACACTAAGTATAAAATGAGTAAACAGAGGATCTTGAATGTCGGGTTAATACCTGTAGACTTTGCTGAGCACCTTGGTTATTGAAGGTTTCAGAAAAGTGGAGTAATATCAAGAAAGTTTTAGGATAGAGGAAGAGATTAAAAACCTTTACAAGAATTCAAGTTTGGTGTGGTTAAGACCCAAACTAGAGGCCATTTTTGTAGAGGAATACCTTAATCTGAAGAGTTACAAGTACTCAGTGGTTAGgaaaccaaccccccccccctccccccgccccgcctcaaTATGTATATCCTggtctaatatttaaaatataacaggAGGCCATGATGCTGCTCTACACAAGGCACACTAATTGAGCTGTTTTTCAAAACTCACGTTGGTTTAACAGTTCCTGCACccctccaaatttcttcttgaagAGGACAGCTATCCCAGCACCCATTCGACAATCCTCACTGATACAGTGGGCTAAAGAGTCTGTTTTGGGGCATGCAAAAAGGTCTCCTTTCACATAAGTGATCTAAAAtgtgaaaagggaaagaagaggttTTATTTGATACAGAAAAACACTAAGCCTAgttctttcatttcccttgacTGCGTCCCCCACCTCTACCCCTCCTCGATTGAAAACCAGATCCacagggtcgcctgggtggctcggtggttgagcctctctctgcctttggctcagggggtgatcccagcatcctgggattgggtcccagcCTTGGGCTCCcaaagagcctgcctctccccctgcctgtgtctccgcccctcTCGGGGTCTCTcatgattaagtaaataaaatctttaaaagttacaaataaataaaaaaaataaaaatgaaaaccagatcTGCAGAACTTAAGGGAGTCAACCACCACAAACTAAAGAATGTGTAAAAGCAAAGTGATGGATGGGGTCTCTGCCCGGACTCTTTCAGCCTTTTTGAAGCAAAACAGCTGGAGAAggtagggaagaaaataaaaaagagagagtgagagacaatTCGATTATGGCTTTAATTAAAAAGTGTTTATGCTTTTGACCTCAATTACTCTGAATTTCTGTTCACCAATAAGTTAACAGTCGCTACGCACTCTGCTTCCTTCCGCATCTTCATGAGGGCTGCCGGCCATGATACGGAGTCGCTATTCCCAGAACTTAAGGGGTTTCTCCAGctgagaagggaaaaggaaggaacaaTGCTTAGGCGGCCTCGATATACTACAAAGCGCCCTGACCACCCATTTGGCTGGTGATGCCTTCCCGCACCACTTGTCGCTGGGCCTCGGGGACGGGATGCGAAGCTCTGCTGGGGCAAGGGCcgagccgggcgggggcgggggcgggggcagaggcgGCCGGGCCCGCTCGCTTTCCGCGCTGTCGTCGGCCGAGAGGCGGGCCCCGCGAGGCGCCGCCTCCCTTGTCCGCTCCCGGGCGCGGCGGGCTTGGGGCAGTCTCCTCTTCTCGGCACGACCCAAGCCTATTTCCCCCGGTGGGTCTGGCcgggaagagaaagggaggggctTGGCCACAGTCCCGCTGAGCGTCCGGGCCGGAGGGCGGGGGACGCGGGGGACGCGGGGGACGCGGGGGACGCGGGAAGCGGCCTCTCCGGGAAGGCGCAGGCGAAGGCGGCCAAGCGAGGCCTGCCACCCCGCCTCCCACCCCGAGGGCGGCCAGCGAGGGGTCCCGTGGGCAAGAGCGGGAAGGCCCGCTCGGAGCCTCGACGTACCGGGGTTACCCTCCACCGGGTCAGGAGTCGGCCGTTGCGAGGTCCCGCCCCGCGGGGAAGGGCTCGGGATCCGGCCCTGGTAGGTGGGAAGCCGCGCACGGACCCCCGACGCGGAGCCAATCCCGCCGCAGCCCTATATTGCGCGCACGTAAGATGGCCGCCCGCCGCGCGGGAGCGGGGCGGAAACAAGCCCCTCTAGCTGGCCCGCCGAGCCCGTACTCTTTGGTAATGGCCGCCGAACTTCCGGCGGTAAGATCCGTGGAATgtcccgccgccgcccgggcaTGCGTAACGAGACAGCCCACCGCGAGTGGGGGAAGAACGGCGCTTGCGCATTAGCCcccggggggggggtgtctccaGCGACCGCAGCGAAAGGGGTGGGCAGTTGGCAAAGGCGCTAGTTAGCGCCTGCGTAGTGCTATGTCGAGGGCGGCGTTTGAGTTCAAGGATCTGGCGCCTCTCGAAGGCGCCTGCGTGTTCCTCCAGCCCGCGGCGGTGTCAAATCAGAGAAGTGGGCGTGGCTCCGCGGCACGCCTGCGCGATGCTCCTCCAACGGGGGGTGGGGCGAGCCCGCTGCTGGGGTTAGGGGGCGTGGTCTCCGAGGCGCCTGCGCGGAGGCGGTTGGAGGGAGGCCCGATTCCCCTTTGTTCGGGTTCGCCATTTTGCGAGGCAGCGGCagtggcggcggcagcggcggctgGAGCCTCTGATTGGGTTTCGGGGTCCGGTACTGGAGCCAATCAGCGCGGGCAGCGAACCGGGGGAGCGAGGCACGGTGAGTGTGAGGAGCCAATATCCAGCGGCCCAGAGCCGGCCCCAGCGCCCCGATTGGCGGGTCTCGCTGACCACTCAGGAGAGGCCCAGGCGCCCGTCGAGCCCCGGGAGTCTCGCTGAGCCCAGCCGAGCGGGGCGGCcggcggcccgggcccggggcctGGGAGTGCCCCGGGCCACTCCCGGCCGGGGCCTGCAGGGGGCCGCCCCGCGCGGGGACGGCGCCCTCGGAGCGAGCAGCTCGGGGTCCAGACCCTTGCAGGGGGCCTGTGCCGTTGGGGATGCGCCCGCTTTCTTGGGCTCTTCAGGCCCAGTTGTCAGGCCCCAGGCTCGGGGTTCGTGGGCCCGCTTGCCACCAGCGCCCCTCCGCCCAGGTCCACGCACGCCCGGGGCCTTGGTCTCCTCCAGATCGCCCCGGCCTCACACTCAAGTCCGCCCTGGCCCCCTCCGTGCTCTGGCCCTCGGGGCGGGCGACCTTCCGGGGGCCCCGCCATCCCTGGCTCCCCGGGAGCCGGGTCTGctggcctgccccccccccccgcccccgcccccaccccggccccgggTCGCGAGTGAGGCCCCGGGGAAGGTGCGCGCCGCGGCCACGGGGCCCTGACCGCGGCGGGGAGAGGGAGCGGGCCCGCCGCGCCGGCCCCGGGGTCGCGGGAGGGGGTCGGTTGGCGCGCCCactccccggccccgccgcgcccctccTCTCCGCACGCTCGGCCCGGGGCTCCGGCCCGGCGCCGTTACCACCCCCTTTTGGCTCGTCATTTCCTCTTCTCCCCGCCCCGCTCGCCCGGGAAAGAACCGCACACCTCCGTCTTGGAGTCCGACCAAGCGGTCTCCCTTTCTTGTCCCGGCCGTGCAGCCGGCCAGTCCACTGGGTGCCTGCAACCTCTCACTCTTAGAAGATTGCCAGCCCTGCGCGTTCCTTTTCCCGGAGGCTGCACGCACAACTTGTTTCTCGTATTACTAGTTTTCTCCTTCGCTCCTCTGGCGGACTCTCCCTCCTTTGGGAatgcagatttctttctttcttttttttcccctttcacttTGCACGTGTCAGGTTTGACCCATTAGTGCAGTCCACAGCCGTctcttgatttattattttttttctagcataCTTTGTAACTCCCTGTTAATGTTTTCCAAGTAGGTATTTATAGAGCGTTAACAATATTGTGGGGTTTTCTGTTAGGGTGAGACGAAATCTCCATTGACAGCCATGTCTCTAGCAGTTAGTATGTACCAAGCATCAATCTATATGCTGGGGAGGAAGCAGATAGAGGTCAGTAAGAACCTTGCCTGCCTGGTGGATTAACAAGTGGACAGCTAA
This region includes:
- the OARD1 gene encoding ADP-ribose glycohydrolase OARD1 isoform X3; its protein translation is MAGSPHEDAEGSRITYVKGDLFACPKTDSLAHCISEDCRMGAGIAVLFKKKFGGVQELLNQRLDVVLIVCNGKMYLQ